In Nerophis lumbriciformis linkage group LG01, RoL_Nlum_v2.1, whole genome shotgun sequence, the genomic stretch AGTGACGAGAGCCCGTTTATTTGCACCAGAGACGTCATCGTCAAGAGTGACCACTAACTAACCATGCAAGGCAAACTATGACTCTGCCTGGCCAATAACTTTTTTCTTCTTCCCTGCAGAACCTTTCCGAACTCGCCTTTACTAACTTTTAACATCCAATGTTATTTTTAAATGACGCTAACTCTTGAACTATCCAAATAAATGGTTTGTGAGAACCAcatttttgctgtgtttgttcttGATAGCAAACATGTGCTCGATGGGGCGTTCACATACTCTTGATGTTCCAAACTTCATCAACACTGAGTGTCTCATTCAATAAAAACCTGTGAAATTCAGTTTTTTTGTCTGTCATTGCTACATTCAGTGCTAGCATACACATACACCTAATGACATGATGTACTGATATTCCCATCATATTTCTGCATGCTAACTACCATATCATTAGTATGGTAAATCATTGGGTGTTACAGCAAATGGTTAGTTTTAAAGTACCACACTTAATAAGGGTCCCACAATAGAGCCCTCATGCAAAGGTGGGAAGTATTTGCGAGCGGCAATTCTCATCAAGATAAGCCAGCGGAGGAGCCATTATACCATGGTAACCGTAGTCAAATGGGACAAAGACAACCCAAAGTAGAAGGAGAAGACAGACATTTTGGGAGCAGCCAATGTGGGAATTGTACTTCTTTGCTTCAAACAATCACATTACAAAATACAACTAAGAGGGTGAATCTGCAAATTGTCAATGACTTGGTGATCTTGATTAGAGGTTCAACAAACGCGCGCAGGAGAAAAACTTTTCTTAAAGACGAATGAAGTGAATGAACTTATATTATGTTTtgtatatggtgaatgtttatattcatctggGAGAACGTAGGTATTTCAGTTTTGGGCATATAATAAATAACATAGGGCCTTTTAGTACTGACATCtgtgtgtggattggattagttctCGTGGAAGAAAAGGCAATACAATCGGACCTCGGTATGCAAAGGTGATGGCTCTATCTTTTCAgaaacttacacacaaacatccgctttatggtcaggatgtgctctcctgacctagcacacacacacacacacacacacacacacacacacacacacacacacacacacacacacacacacacacacacacacacacacacacacacacacagaggaggtaggaatataaaaatgatggtttggcttctccaaattAGGAGTGCTTAATTTTTGACCTGACTGAATCGCAGTCCTGTATAAAGACGCtcacttgtaataaagcaacttttggttcagcaaagcgtctcttttgatccctccacactgccgtgtcgcccttctgtctGGACGAGGATGCCAAGACCAGACGTACACATCACGAACATAACCGCTATTTTGTCCTTCAGACACGGTCAAAAATAAACTCAACaaccgtttttcccttcttcccTCCACTTTCCAAAAGTATCGAAATGtaccttttgaaaatgtacacgctTTAATATTCATGACAGCTTTGGGCTTTGCTTATTTACTTTACTGTGTTTGCTACTGTTTTCAtttccagtgctcttattttcacTGCTACTTCCTGGGAAGCAAACAGTTGGAGCACCTCTGGTCTAAGGGCTGTCTGCCGTACCTGttccaggttgccaatcaggctgccaaCAGGGCTGGATCCTTGTTTCTTGCCCAGCTTGTAATTGCGTGTCCTCCGTGCACGTCTTAATTGCActacggggcctcacctgccatcatggaaagaaaaaaaatgtaaaattttttttttaaattatattgttatatgtatccagtgattatactataaagttattttccatttaacttcacccgttttggattatttttatttaaaatcgctaaattttcacatttgccgttcaaatactgagaagagacggtgcggtgatcagcagccagttgaggcacgtcactcagtgcctcaacatggattgcggactcggctaactgctggcctgctgtgcagtgagactgtattgctatatgaattatattatacatttccatagtttagttagctgaggtatataatgtacagtgtattttgtcaacaactgtatgtgtgtaacgtatttcttgtgctgagcgatcataaaactgctgcaaaagacgcactggctgaggctcgcctcctgcacccccgccgtagaatgcacggcaacccctgacgggagtgttatatcaactaaagcccacacttaaactttccacgtgcaagattgaatctattttaaaaagttatttcataagaagccaaaaattgcaaaaacaataatgttcgtgttggaggagttgtgaatgactgcagggccacaacattaggtacacctgcagactgcaggtgtacctaattcacaactcctccaacacgaacattattgtttttgcactttttggcttcttactaaataacttttgtaacctatttttatgggctttcctttttgtgatgttaagttcctgttatgcgctgttatacagtatatgccttgagctcttattttgaaggcgctcagagcggaagtgatgacacgttggagtggagcagaAGTAActtggcacgctacttttgatgtgtttGAATGTCAACATGAAGTTGAATGCaggaagtacatatatatatatgttcactaACAAGCAGCACAACACTAAAATGACCCTGATATTAAATAGGAAGAGGAAACATCAATGATACGagctgttctgaatgtggacCAGAACATCCACATCACCAACAAGGACCTGTACGGGCAACTGCCAAGGCTCAACAAGAAGGTAACAGCTcggaggatgaggctggccggccacttccacagacatcgggaggatgaggctggccgaCCACTGCCTCAGACATcgggaggatgaggctggccggccactgccTCAGACATcgggaggatgaggctggccggccactgccacagacatcgggaggatgaggctggccggccactgccacagacatcgggaagatgaggctggccggccactgccacagacatcgggaggatgaggctggccggccactgccTCAGACATcgggaggatgaggctggccggccactgccacagacatcgggaggatgaggctggccggccactgccacagacatcgggaggatgaggctggccggccactgccacagacatcgggaggatgcggctggccggccactgccacagacatcgggaggatgaggctggccgaCCACTGCCTCAGACATCAGGAGGATGAAgctggccggccactgccacagacatcagGAGCTCCCGGCCAGCAGGCTGGTCCTATGGGAACCAACGCACACGGGCATCGATGGCGAGGACGTCCCGCGCTAAcgtacgtggacatcctgaagaaagatgcAGGAGCTGAAAGCTCTACGGAGCTGACCGGGTGTGtggagaaccggaatgattggagactccgatggaagctggtctgaggacgactgagagaacatcacacagcaaacatgtAATACACACAATTACTACCACTACTATTACTACGAGGGGGGATAAtggacaacaaatcaatgattgatgtGACTAGATTGAAATTCTACGATACCCTGTTTGTGGACACAGAGACTAGAGCCATTGACGCACATTCAATCTCCTTGTTGACCAGAGGTAACATAAGCAAACAAACTactgctgctaagctaacaaacagaGATGAGCTAGAATGCTGTTTTGAACGCTCTTTCGCTGACgcaacacactctgctctcatgaaacgtctctcaactgcatgTGCTAGGTTTTTTGTAACGCATGAATTGCTTTCCCTTTATTAAAGAGTCATAGCTTTAGTAATTCCATtactttttggtaaagtaacgagaagtacttactttttaatttattttccgaACATAGTTCATCAAggtattgtttttaagtctgtaaatcactttgtgttgcatttcttttatgtatgcaaAGTGTGATTTCATTTTATCGAGTGATTTGGTGAACTAATCTTCAAAAACAATTTCCACAACGGATCTTTCGTAGTCCTGCAGTTTGGACCAAAGCCTTTTGTCTCTCTGACTGGAACGTTAACATACTAACATAGAGAACATACCAGGGCGGCGTCAGGCTGGCATTATAAAGGATGGCTCACTGCTGTCGTCACTGTTTGCATCTTTGCTGCAAAAGTAACTCAACACAACTTGACGTCTTACTTTGACACTTTTAATGCAACAGTGTCTGTCTACCATTGCACAAATGGCATTTTCTCTTGGCGTGTTCTTCCTCCTGTGTGGGATCAGTGGACTAATGTCTTCTCCAGTAAGTCAATAGTCCTATGACCGATTCAGTTCTGTGTTCATAAATGTCGTGTTCTGTTCTTGTCTTTTCTCCAGCAACGCAGTTCCTCTGGCAAAAGTTGGTAGCTGTTACTGGTTTCCCACATATTTCCTGATTGTTTCCCACTCACAATAACAAGTGTGTTGCAGGTGGATACTGCCCTAAAGACTGGACTCAGTTAAACGATCGCTGTTACATCTACCTAGACTATCCCAGTACTTTTGCAGCTGCAGAGGTATGGAAGGATTTTACCGTATGCCAAGAGGAGGATTCAGTCGAGTGATCCTGTTTTGTACTTTGTCTCATCAGAGAACCTGCAAAATTCTTCATGCCAATCTGGTGTCCATCCGCAGTTTAACAGAAAACGCAGTCGTTCTCCAACTGATCCGCGACGCTAATGACGGTGACCTCATAGACACCTGGACAGGACTCCACGACACCATCGAGGTGTGACCAGTAGCAAAGTCAACTGAAGAGGaaggggtgggtggaggtgggACTGAGGTCAAGCTGCGGTGTGGTGGGCTTTCAGTAGTGACTCTGCGTGCACCCGTGCCACCacaatgcttcactgtagggatggtgttggcctggtgatgagcggtgcctggtttcctccaaacttgATGCCTGGCATTTGCGTCAAAGGTTTCaagctttgtctcatcagactggagaattttgtttctcatggtttgAGCGTCTTTTAGTTGCATTTTGGAAAAACTATGTAGTGAGAAATGGCTTCTttttggccactctaccatacaggcctgattggttgattgctgcagagatggttgtccttctggaaggttctcctctgtagctctgacagagcgaCCATAGGGTTCTTGGTCACTTTCCAGACTATAGCCCTTCTCCCCTGATCGCTCAGTTTCGATGGCCGGCCAGCTCTCGGacgagtcctggtggttccaaacttcttccatttacagatGGTGGAGGCCaatgtgctcattgggaccttcaaggcaccAGATATTTTTCTGCACCCTTCTCCAGACTTGTGCCTGGAGACAATCTTGTCTCGcaggtctacagacaattccttggacttcattcttggtttgtgctctgccatgcactgtcaagtgtgggaccttaaatatagacaggtgtgtgcctttccaaatcatgtccaaccaactaaATTCACCACAATTAAGCTGTAGGACAATCTCAAGAACGATCAATTGAAACAGGATACACCTGAGCTCACTTcacggcaaaggctgtgaatacgatTTCTTATTCTGAAAAATTCACGTTGGCCCTTGGAAGCAAAAAGTTTggccacccctggtctagaccacACACTCCCCTGTACCCCAGCAAAGATGTAATCGCACTCTTACACTCTTTTAAAGGCTCTTTTTAAAAAAGTGACTCTGGTTGTCTTCCAGGAGGATGACTTCATTTGGACTGATGGCACAGAGTTTGACTTTGAAGACTTTGCCGACGGAGAGCCCAACAGCTTGGGTGGAAATGAAGACTGCGTGGACATTGAGGGAGATGGTATGAAGAACAAAAGCTTGGACACTGGATCTGACTGGCAGGAGGTTTCACAAGTTGTTTTTGTTTCCTCACAGATGGACAGTGGCACGATAACGAGTGCAGTGACGAGAGCCCGTTTATTTGCACCAGAGACGTCATCGTCAAGAGTGACCACTAACTAACCATGCAAGGCAAACTATGACTCTGCCTGGCCAATAACTTTTTTCTTCTTCCCTGCAGAACCTTTCCGAACTCGCCTTTACCAACTTTTAACATCCAATGTTATTTTTAAACGACGCTAACTCTTGAACTATCCAAATAAATGGTTTGTGAGAACCAcatttttgctgtgtttgttcttGATAGCAAACATGTGCTCGATGGGGCGTTCACATACTCTTGATGTTCCAAACTTCATCAACACTCTGAGTGTCTCATTCAATAAAAACCTGTGAAATTCAGTTTTTTTGTCTGTCATTGCTACATTCATTGCTAGCATACAcattccgtattttccgcactataagccgcacctaaaaaccacaaattttcacaaaagctgacagtgcggcttataacccggtgcgccttatatatggattaatataaatatttattttcataaagtttcggtctcgcaactacggtaaacagccgccatcttttttccccgtagaagaggaagcgcttcttcttctatggtaagcaactgccaaggtaagcacccgcccccgtagaagaggaagcgcttcttcttcgacggtaagcaaccacccgcccccgtagaagaagaagcgcgcgggtattacgtttcatttccttagtgtgtttacatctgtaaagaccacaaaatggctcctactaagcgacacgcgtataacgcagtatttaaacttaaggcaataagtcatgccgaagaacacggaaatagagcagcagcaagagaatataacataaatgaatcaatggtgcgtaggtggaggaagcaagaagatgacctgcgccaggtaaagaagacaaaacagagtttccgagggaacaaagcaagatggctactgttggaggacaaactggaacagtgggttgttgagcagagagcagcaagcagaagtgtcagcaccatcactattccaatgaaggcaacagcgacactgactccgatgacttcgacgagacggagccggccattttggatcccgtattcgcccaactttttaattcggacaccgaaggagaagaattcgagggatttatgaatgaagaataacttcagaaagtgagcgttatgtttattttgtgtgttgtgacattaacgttcgagcaacattaagttattgatgttgctattgctaagcactattttgaattttactgtttgtgattgcacatttgcacattaccgtacattttgggagtgaacagagttgttagaacgctggtttttaatatattatttaagtttgactgacctatctgactgtttttttgacattcctttagcgcagttagatgcggcttacaacacggggcggcttataggtggacaaagttttgaaatatgccgttcattgaaggcgcggcttataacccagggcggcttatggtgcggaaaatacggtacacctaaTAACATGATGTACTGATATTCCCATCACATTTCTGCATGCTAACTACCATATCATTAGTATGGTAAATCATTGGGTGTTACAGCAAATGGTTAGTTTTAAAGTACCACACTTAATAAGGGTCCCACAATAGAGCCCTCATGCAAAGGTGGGAAGTATTTGCGAGCAACAATTCTCATCAAGATAAGCCAGCGGAGGAGCCATTATACCATGGTAATCGTAGTCAAATGCGACAAAGACAACCCAAAGTAGTAATGTGGGAATTGTACTTCTTTGCTTCAAACAATCACATTACAAAATACAACTAAGAGGGTGAATCTGCAAATTGTCAATGACTTGGTGATCTTGATTAGAGGTTCAACAAACGCGCACAGGAGAAAAACTTTTCTTAAAGACGAATGAAGTGAATGAACTTATATTATGTTTTGtaaatggtgaatgtttatattcatctggGAGAACGTAGGTATTTCAGTTTTGGGCATATAATAAATAACATAGGGCCTTTTAGTACTGACATCtgtgtgtggattggattagttctTGTGGAAGAAAAGGCAATACAATCGGACCTCGGTATGCAAAGCTGATGGCCCTATCTTTTCAGAAACGTACACACAAACATCcgctttatggtcaggatgtgctctcctgacctagcacacacacacacacacacacacacacacacacacacacacacacacacacacacacacacacacacacacacacacacacacacacacacacacacacacacacacacacacacacagaggaggtaggaatataaaaatgatggtttggcttctccaaattAGGAGTGCTTAATTTTTGACCTGACTGAATCGCAGTCCTGTATAAAGACGCtcacttgtaataaagcaacttttggttcagtaaagcgtctctttGGATCCCTCcacactgccgtgtcgcccttctgtctGGACGAGGATGCCAAGACCAGACGTACACATCACGAACATAACCGCTATTTTGTCCTTCAGACACGGTCAAAAATAAACTCAACaaccgtttttcccttcttcccTCCACTTTCCAAAAGTATCGAAATGtaccttttgaaaatgtacacactTTAATATTCATGACAGCTTTGGGCTTTGCTTATTTACTTTACTGTGTTTGCTACTGTTTTCAtttccagtgctcttattttcacTGCTACTTCCTGGGAAGCAAACAGTTGGAGCACCTCTGGTCCAAGGGATGTCTGCCATACCTGttccaggttgccaatcaggctgccaaCAGGGCTGGATCCTTGTTTCTTGCCCAGCTTGTAATTGCGTGTCCTCCGTGCACGTCTTAATTGCActacggggcctcacctgccatcatggaaagaaaaaaaatgtaaaaatattttttttaaattaaattgttatatgtatccagtgattatactataaagttattttacatttaacttcacccgttttggattatttttatttaaaaccgctgaattttcacatttgccgttcaaatactgagaagagacggtgcggtgatcagcagccagttgaggcacgtcactcagtgcctcaacatggattgcggactcggctaactgctggcctgctgtgcagtgagaccgtattgctatatgaattatattatacatttccatagtttagttagctgaggtatataatgtacagtgtattttgtcaacaactgtatgtgtgtaaagtatttcttgtgctgagcgatcataaaactgctgcaaaagacgcactggctgaggctcgcctcctgcacccccgccgtagaatgcacggcaacccctgacgggagtgttatatcaactaaagcccacacttaaactttccacgtgcaagatttaatctattttaaaaagttacttcataagaagccaaaaagtgcaaaaacaataatgttcgtgttggaggagttgtgaatgactgcagggccacaacattaggtacacctgcagactgcaggtgtacctaattcacaactcctccaacacgaacattattgtttttgcactttttggcttcttattaaataacttttgtaacctatttttatgggctttcctctttgtgatgttaagttcctgttatgcgctgttatacagtatatgccttgagctcttattttgaaggcgctaagagcggaagtgatgacacgttggagttgagcggaagtttttgaaagaaggtaaataaagtggtcctcgtgtaaactggagcctccgtgtttgttattttgtagtatcatacagtataggccacatttataaaccctcggttacacttttttaaatagattcaatcttgcacgtggaaagttgaagtgagggctttagttgatataacactctcgtcagggggtgcattaatccagcacaacagcggctcatggacttattttataagtaaaggtaagaccataataacgttttttttattaaatgtgcttttttgtgtgctacagtttgtatgtgtaaagttaaagttaagttaaagtaccaatgattgtcacacacacactaggtgtcatgaaatgtgtcctctgcatttgacccatccccttgatcaccccctgggaggtgaggggagcagtgggcagcagcggcctgggaatcatttttggtgatttaacccccaattccaagccttgatgctgagtgccaagcagggaagaatgctggtatgagcttttaaacataacccgttaactgctgccaatcaaatggtgaatgagatactctttagggttgatatgtttgtaaatgtgactgtgatgaagtcagtgcctcaccagccatcaacctcaccgcacgtcactgagtcaAGTTTACCTGCCTActtcgcctgccgtctctgcattttGGGCTTCAAGACCGACAGAGCGCAAAACGGACACTTTTCTTATGCTCTGCACTAAGAAGCTACACGCTAATGTTGTTCAAAGATAATATCAACAATGACCAGGATGTACAGTGGCGATTaaaagtgtacatagacttgtaaagaacatcatgtcatggctgtcttgactttacaatacttctttttgttttatctgaccacacaactttcctccagaaggtcttatctttgtccatgtgatgtcagatgaaactaaaatgttgctgtttggccacaatacccagcaatatgtttggaggagaaaaggcgatcccaggaacaccactcctaccgtcaagcatggtggtggtagtattatgctctgggcctgttttgctgccaatggaactgctgctttaaatgggacaatgaaaacggaggattagctccaaattcttagCAATAGTTCATTATGACACTGGCATTACCTTAGACTGACACGAATAATAACCAACCAAATATTGGTGCAAAGCATTTCAAAGCAAATGGCTACGTCCATAAGGTGGAACCAACGTCAGCGTTTGAGCATTCCAAGCTGAATTAAAGGAGGTTGGCCTCCATTTGCTGATTCACGCTCTCGGGTGTGTCACTACTGCGCTCAAACATGAACGTCAGCAATTATCTGAAGGTGTGTTCTACACTCGATTGACCCCGTGCTCTCTTACCTAAGGTTGACGCACGGGGAAAACATGGCCGCCAACTACACAACTAATAGACCAGAAGAATGCGCACCTGGGCTAGCTACTTGGAAAATATTGTGAGCTAAGTTAGAACTTATTTTACATTTCATACACAGAAACCACCCATCATAGAAATGAAGCTCGGCTAAGCTACAATAAAATGACAagcgtttttttttacactgaacacaCTTTATTCCAAATCGTTGCTGTATTATCAATAAAACTGATCGCTCCTCCATtaagtactgtcggaggcagatatttacatatatccgaatttaagtgttacttcttttatttcataatcatattacaaaaacagctagtgtttttcttccaattgtggtcttttggttgtctgcaaaaaactgtgtgcttaaccttgaatcttctgatgtaagaaagagagatactcctttctcttatctagccttattcccaggtgcggaggacaatgggtatgtgttttggctggagggacatgtctgcgagggtgggagagagagagacttgagaggggagagggtttttcggggggggcagaccatcttggtggcgcgattgaatgttctatgctggactggtctcaatgtatatatgcaaagctttgcaaatatattacaaaatacctattctgtctctggtggtttttctactcagctttaagtgtcgtaaagagcttgggagcgacttgtgacttgaattccctgggaggaacaactggtccaaaacgcaacaatttgggggctcgtccggtagTCGAGACACATGTCAGTCTATTTCaagtgactttcgagaaatgctagtttccttccctgacagtgacgacattgacatagattccatccgtttatctcccatgtaactatgcttttaattttataCTATCtggctcaaagaggggcgtattttagaagtgttgtactagtgataaagatctttttagaagatctgaagggggaattgtcggaggcagatatttacatatatccgaatttaagtgttacttcttttatttcataatcatattacaaaacagctagtgtttttcttcctattgtggtcttttggttgtctgcaaaaactgtgtgcttaaccttgaatcttctgatgtaagaaagagagatactcctttctcttatctagtcttattcccaggtgcggaggacaatgggcatgtgttttggctggagggacatgtctgcgagggtgggagagagagagacttgagaggggagagggtttttcgggggggggcgcagaccatcttggcggcgcgattgaatgttctatgctggactggtctcaatgtatatatgcaaagctttgcaaatatattacaaaatacctattctgtctctggtggtttttctactcagctttaagtgtcgtaaagagcttgggagcgacttgtgacttgaattccctgggaggaacaactggtccaaaacgcaacaatttgggggctcgtccggtagTCGAGACACATGTCAGTCTATTTCaagtgactttcgagaaatgctagtttccttccctgacagtgacgacattgacatagattccatccgtttatctcccatgtaactatgcttttaattttttactagctggctcaaagaggggcgtattttagaagtgttgtactagtgataaagatctttttagaagatctgaagggggaattgtcggaggcagatatttacatatatccgaatttaagtgttacttcttttatttcctaatcatattacaaaacagctagtgtttttcttccaattgtggtcttttggttgtctgcaaaaaactgtgtgcttaaccttgagtgaagaatgtaagaaagagagataatgggcatgtgttttggctggagagacaagactgcgagggtgggaggaagagagacttaagaggggagagggtttttcggggggggggggcagaccatcttggcggcgcgattgaatgttctatgctggactggtctcaatgtatatatgcaaagctttgcaaatatattacaaaatacctattctgtctctggtggtttttccactcagctttaagtgtcgtaaagagcttgggagcgacttgtgacttgaattccctgggaggaacaactggtccaaagcgcaacaatttgggggctcgtccggtagTCGAGACACATGTCAGTCTATTTCaagtgactttcgagaaatgctagtttccttccctgacagtgacgacattgacatagattccatccatttatctcccatgtaactatgcttttaattttttactagctggctcaaagaggggcgtattttagaagtgttgtactagtgataaagatctttttagaagatctgaagggggaattgtcggaggcagatatttacatatatccgaatttaagtgttacttcttttatttcctaatcatattacaaaacagctagtgtttttcttccaattgtggtcttttggttgtctgcaaaaaactgtgtgcttaaccttgagtgaggaatgtaagaaagagatataatgggcatgtgttttggctggagagacaagactgcgagggtgggaggaagagagacttaagaggggagagggtttttcggggggggggcagaccatcttggcggcgcgattgaatgttctatgctggactggtctcaatgtatatatgcaaagctttgcaaatatattacaaaatacctattctgtctctggtgg encodes the following:
- the LOC133614557 gene encoding ladderlectin-like — translated: MQQCLSTIAQMAFSLGVFFLLCGISGLMSSPQRSSSGKSGYCPKDWTQLNDRCYIYLDYPSTFAAAERTCKILHANLVSIRSLTENAVVLQLIRDANDGDLIDTWTGLHDTIEEDDFIWTDGTEFDFEDFADGEPNSLGGNEDCVDIEGDDGQWHDNECSDESPFICTRDVIVKSDH